In Flagellatimonas centrodinii, a single window of DNA contains:
- a CDS encoding anti-virulence regulator CigR family protein codes for MPGKLEIRSTAWSPVMHHPSWSIQLVAGVGLALSLALVTAVQAAPPEGKGKPHKHHADSAVRGVDVLVRAGIGAGDARALALQHGLTGYGELPPGIRKNLARGKPLPPGIAKKVGSPTFIQELPRHDGYEWRVAGNDLVLVSLASQVIADVLVDIFR; via the coding sequence ATGCCGGGCAAACTGGAAATTCGTTCTACTGCTTGGAGTCCGGTCATGCATCATCCGTCCTGGTCGATACAGCTCGTCGCGGGTGTGGGTTTGGCGCTGAGCTTGGCGCTGGTAACTGCGGTGCAGGCGGCGCCGCCGGAAGGCAAAGGCAAGCCGCATAAGCATCATGCTGATAGCGCCGTGCGTGGTGTCGACGTGTTGGTCCGTGCCGGGATCGGCGCCGGCGATGCGCGTGCGCTGGCGCTGCAGCATGGCCTGACCGGCTATGGCGAGCTGCCGCCGGGTATCCGCAAGAATCTGGCGCGCGGCAAGCCGTTGCCGCCGGGGATCGCCAAGAAGGTGGGTTCGCCGACATTTATTCAGGAATTGCCCCGCCACGATGGCTACGAGTGGCGGGTGGCCGGGAATGATCTGGTGCTAGTGTCCTTGGCCTCGCAGGTGATTGCCGACGTTCTGGTCGACATTTTTCGTTGA
- a CDS encoding alpha/beta fold hydrolase: MHAESIRTRTLNGIDLAWLERGEGPLVVCLHGFPDTAWTFVPVLDRLAAAGYRAVAPFLRGYAPSGLAPDSDYRLPALAGDLLTLIDALDVERAHVVGHDWGDVIAQFAASLAPRRFGRLVLCAVPHLKRFVLRPSLRQLQRSHYIYKFQIPGWAERRLPHDDFRWVTDLINQWSPDWHPSPAALAPLKAALGTPGGLQAALAYYRALPGAVLTPAIRRVAFAPVPVPTRMIFGGRDGCIGPEMFSGQDALFPLGLDLCEMPGHGHFMQAEDPDAFTAHVIDWLRA, encoded by the coding sequence ATGCACGCCGAATCCATTCGCACCCGAACCCTCAACGGGATTGACCTCGCCTGGCTGGAACGGGGCGAGGGTCCGTTGGTGGTCTGCCTGCACGGGTTTCCCGACACCGCCTGGACCTTCGTGCCGGTACTGGATCGCCTGGCGGCGGCAGGCTATCGGGCGGTGGCACCGTTTCTGCGGGGCTATGCGCCCAGCGGGTTGGCACCGGATAGCGACTACCGCTTGCCGGCACTGGCCGGCGATCTGCTGACACTGATCGACGCCCTGGACGTGGAACGGGCACATGTGGTCGGTCACGACTGGGGCGATGTCATCGCGCAGTTCGCCGCCAGCCTGGCGCCACGGCGATTCGGCCGCCTGGTGTTGTGCGCAGTGCCACACCTCAAGCGCTTCGTGCTGCGCCCCAGCCTGCGGCAGTTGCAGCGCTCGCATTACATCTACAAATTCCAGATCCCCGGGTGGGCCGAGCGGCGCTTGCCGCATGACGACTTCCGCTGGGTCACCGACCTGATCAACCAGTGGTCGCCCGACTGGCACCCCAGCCCGGCCGCGTTGGCGCCCCTGAAGGCGGCCTTGGGCACCCCCGGCGGCCTGCAGGCTGCCCTCGCCTACTACCGGGCGCTGCCAGGTGCGGTGCTGACACCGGCGATTCGCCGCGTGGCCTTCGCGCCGGTGCCGGTCCCGACGCGCATGATCTTTGGCGGCCGGGACGGCTGCATCGGCCCCGAAATGTTCAGCGGCCAGGATGCCCTGTTCCCGCTCGGTCTGGACCTTTGCGAAATGCCCGGGCACGGCCACTTCATGCAGGCTGAAGACCCCGATGCCTTTACCGCGCACGTGATCGACTGGCTGCGCGCCTGA
- a CDS encoding LuxR C-terminal-related transcriptional regulator — protein sequence MKLVIADDHPLFRTAIVHAMGALTQGQPPVEASSLKSLEDAVRAHADIDLVLLDLHMPGACGFSSLVFLRGERPELPVIIISSNAHPRTIRRAEQFGAAGFVPKSAPVSQMLDAVRQVMAGGVWFPEHAAETSDADARLASQLAQLTPQQIRVLMCIADGLLNKQIAYELGLAENTVKVHVTAILRKLECYSRTQAAVLVRSLAPDAGPGDDAPIED from the coding sequence ATGAAGCTTGTCATCGCCGATGATCATCCGCTGTTCCGTACCGCCATCGTCCACGCCATGGGGGCGCTGACGCAGGGGCAGCCGCCGGTCGAAGCCTCCAGCCTGAAGTCGCTGGAGGACGCCGTTCGCGCCCATGCCGATATCGACCTGGTATTGCTCGACCTGCACATGCCCGGCGCCTGCGGCTTCTCGTCACTGGTATTCCTGCGCGGCGAGCGACCGGAGCTGCCGGTCATCATCATTTCGTCCAACGCACACCCCCGCACCATCCGTCGCGCCGAGCAGTTCGGCGCCGCCGGTTTCGTCCCTAAATCGGCGCCGGTCTCGCAGATGCTCGACGCCGTACGCCAGGTCATGGCCGGCGGCGTCTGGTTTCCCGAGCATGCGGCGGAGACCAGCGACGCCGATGCCCGCCTTGCCAGCCAGCTGGCGCAGTTGACGCCGCAGCAAATACGGGTGCTGATGTGCATCGCCGACGGCTTGCTGAACAAGCAGATCGCCTACGAGTTGGGGCTGGCGGAGAACACCGTCAAGGTGCACGTCACCGCCATCCTCCGCAAGCTGGAGTGCTACAGCCGCACCCAGGCCGCGGTGCTGGTGCGGTCGCTGGCACCCGATGCCGGCCCCGGCGACGACGCCCCGATCGAAGACTGA
- the dctA gene encoding C4-dicarboxylate transporter DctA — MTDSPAAISQRRKPFWHHLYFWVLVGITAGVLIGLLAPEIGARMKWMADLFIKVVKVVIAPTIFATVAVGIASLGNLAKAGGLALRTVVYFHVTTIFALGIGLVTINLMAPGASLGLDLATFDASTAEATLRTAGALDGGGVTGFILNLVPHSFFGAFVEGQLIQVLVLAVLVACAITMLGPRAQGAVDALDTVAKVMFGIIKIVMWLAPIGAMGGMAFTIGQYGSQILGSLAHFMVSFYITCLLFLFGVLGPICWWCGFSIFKYIRYIKDELLIVLGTSSSETVLPRMLIKLEAAGAERSVVGLTIPTGYSFNLDGTAIYMTMAAIFIAQAFGIDVPIATQIGLLVFMLISSNGAAGVTGAGLVTLAASLAAFDSIIPLAGIALIVGIDRFMSEARALTNLTGNGVGTLVVARWTGHLDRARLQQVLDNPRLVNVDQIMQAQMMASRPGLTPSDATIIDGLPAADAGTRAS, encoded by the coding sequence ATGACCGATTCTCCCGCCGCGATCTCGCAGCGCCGCAAGCCGTTCTGGCATCACCTCTACTTCTGGGTCCTGGTGGGCATCACGGCCGGTGTTCTGATCGGTCTTCTGGCCCCCGAGATTGGCGCCCGCATGAAATGGATGGCGGACCTGTTCATCAAGGTGGTGAAAGTGGTGATCGCGCCCACCATCTTCGCAACCGTCGCGGTCGGCATTGCCAGTCTCGGCAATCTGGCCAAAGCCGGCGGCCTGGCGTTGCGTACTGTGGTGTACTTCCATGTGACCACCATATTTGCGCTTGGCATCGGCCTGGTCACGATCAACCTGATGGCGCCCGGCGCGTCGCTGGGATTGGACCTCGCCACCTTTGATGCCTCCACCGCGGAAGCCACCCTGCGCACTGCCGGCGCGCTCGACGGCGGCGGTGTCACCGGCTTTATTCTCAACCTTGTGCCGCACTCATTCTTCGGCGCCTTCGTCGAGGGTCAGCTGATTCAGGTGCTGGTGCTGGCCGTGCTGGTGGCCTGCGCCATCACCATGCTCGGACCGCGGGCCCAGGGCGCGGTTGACGCGCTGGATACTGTCGCCAAGGTGATGTTCGGCATCATCAAGATCGTGATGTGGCTGGCGCCGATCGGGGCGATGGGGGGCATGGCCTTCACCATCGGCCAGTACGGCAGTCAGATCCTCGGCTCGCTGGCCCATTTCATGGTCAGCTTCTACATCACCTGCCTGCTGTTCCTGTTTGGTGTACTGGGGCCGATCTGCTGGTGGTGCGGCTTCAGCATCTTCAAGTACATCCGCTACATCAAGGATGAACTGCTGATCGTGCTCGGCACCTCATCCTCCGAAACCGTGCTGCCGCGCATGCTGATCAAGCTGGAAGCCGCCGGAGCCGAACGCTCGGTGGTCGGCCTGACGATCCCCACCGGCTACTCGTTCAACCTCGACGGCACCGCCATCTACATGACCATGGCAGCGATCTTCATCGCCCAGGCCTTTGGCATTGACGTACCCATCGCCACCCAGATCGGCCTGCTGGTGTTCATGCTGATCTCGTCCAATGGGGCTGCCGGTGTCACCGGCGCCGGTCTGGTCACGCTTGCCGCGTCGTTGGCGGCCTTCGACAGCATCATTCCGCTGGCGGGCATTGCCCTGATCGTTGGCATCGACCGCTTCATGTCGGAGGCGCGCGCACTGACCAACCTCACCGGCAACGGGGTAGGCACGCTGGTGGTGGCGCGGTGGACCGGACACCTTGATCGCGCCCGACTGCAGCAAGTGCTGGACAACCCCCGTCTGGTCAATGTCGACCAGATCATGCAGGCGCAGATGATGGCGTCACGACCAGGGCTGACGCCGTCTGACGCCACCATCATCGACGGCCTGCCAGCCGCCGATGCGGGCACCCGCGCAAGCTGA
- a CDS encoding MAPEG family protein, with the protein MLTAHAMLQPVVALVLWSMVMWLWMYVTRIPAIQASRMKLDPELPNGQQMSTLPARVRWKADNYNHLMEQPTIFYAAALVLAVVGDASQVSLGLAWAYVGLRVVHSVFQATVNKIEVRFAIFALSSLVMAALAVRAAMQVF; encoded by the coding sequence ATGCTCACCGCGCACGCCATGCTGCAACCCGTCGTCGCCCTGGTGCTCTGGTCCATGGTCATGTGGCTGTGGATGTATGTCACCCGCATTCCTGCCATCCAGGCATCACGAATGAAGCTCGATCCCGAGCTCCCCAACGGCCAGCAGATGAGCACCCTGCCGGCCCGGGTGCGGTGGAAGGCCGACAACTACAACCACCTCATGGAACAGCCCACCATCTTCTACGCCGCCGCCCTGGTGCTGGCGGTTGTGGGCGATGCCAGTCAGGTCAGCCTCGGCCTCGCCTGGGCCTATGTGGGGCTGCGGGTGGTGCACAGCGTATTCCAGGCCACCGTCAACAAGATCGAAGTGCGCTTCGCCATTTTTGCCCTCAGCTCGCTGGTGATGGCGGCGCTGGCTGTGCGGGCTGCGATGCAGGTGTTCTAG
- a CDS encoding outer membrane beta-barrel protein: protein MKKIGILAPGIALAGSLAAFPAVVSANDGPGVYFGGGAGYYRLNEDDFLNNDDEFKDNRWSWNVHAGAQFNPVFSLEGGYVDFGDSRDGDLSVSADGTFAAALVHIPLGGVAPFAKIGQLWWDAELDGPGFLPSSVTQTDGDDTFYGFGVRFGEGPGPQLRLEYDRMALDDTDVDMASVKLQYRF from the coding sequence ATGAAAAAGATTGGCATCCTCGCGCCCGGCATCGCCCTGGCCGGCAGTCTCGCCGCCTTCCCCGCCGTGGTTTCGGCCAACGACGGCCCCGGCGTCTACTTCGGCGGTGGCGCGGGCTACTACCGGCTGAACGAAGACGATTTTCTCAATAACGACGACGAGTTCAAGGACAACCGATGGTCGTGGAATGTCCACGCCGGCGCCCAGTTCAACCCGGTCTTCAGCCTTGAAGGCGGCTATGTCGATTTCGGTGATTCCCGCGACGGGGATCTTTCGGTGAGCGCCGACGGCACCTTTGCCGCCGCCCTCGTCCATATTCCGCTGGGCGGCGTCGCGCCTTTCGCCAAGATCGGCCAGCTGTGGTGGGACGCGGAGCTTGACGGCCCCGGCTTCCTGCCCTCATCAGTGACCCAAACTGATGGGGATGACACCTTCTACGGTTTCGGGGTCCGCTTTGGTGAAGGTCCCGGCCCTCAGCTGCGGCTCGAGTACGACCGCATGGCGCTGGACGATACCGATGTCGACATGGCGTCAGTGAAGCTGCAGTACCGCTTCTAG
- a CDS encoding CaiB/BaiF CoA transferase family protein, with product MAGVFKDLQVLDLSWGIAGPMTGMLLADNGATVTKIEPPGGDPFRGQLGYTVWNRGKRSAVLDLKTADDKAALLALVRTADVLIESYAPGVTARLGIDYDTLKALNPKLVYCSITGYGTDDNEHRDRPAYDALVQARSGLMWEQRGWAEGALNHLAGREDPFPDLDIPYDWVQGAPRPGPLFPASHWPSLGAFFSASVGISAAIRARGITGRGQKVETSLLQGAFAGAAGVWMRAENIDPDGFDSWILGCKAPKGHFECKDGKWIHNWVPNPRFILQASEGDNLNATPNLTVQNDPDRFGTGPEELLVMSHYQPILAEAVKKFTAQEWVDAAEKAEMTMQDIRSVEESLADPLFLKDGCVTETEDPTLGRIRTVGTAYKMSKTPGQLGTRSPSVGEHTDAVKAEAQKILAEARAEAAAANAGKSLKAPLEGITVLDLGLAIAGPFGTQLLSDLGATVIKINGLYDLFWHRVHIAYMANRGKQSITLNLKDPRAMEVFLKLVDEADVVHHNMRYEAAERLKIDYESLKQRKPDLIYCHTRGFETGKRAGLPGNDQTGACLSGIQYEDGGMARGGKPLWSLTSFGDTGNGFLSAVAVINALYHRDRTGEGQMVDTSIINAALLNTSYAVATPDGKGFERPQIDGMQFGFSAGHRIYETASGWLCVVLANDGHWDALFAATGLSELATDARFTDAAARRQHDAELADMIAAKLKSASATEWFAKLDAAGVPVEIVSEDFSRKVHDTPAFQKHQWVVSYDHPVVGKLDQIGLLFSLSDTPGVIQGRPLLVGEHTQQIMGRLGYSEDQIKTMEEQFAVGFVGMPRMPPRRAA from the coding sequence ATGGCGGGTGTATTCAAGGATCTGCAGGTGCTGGACCTGAGCTGGGGCATTGCCGGGCCGATGACCGGCATGCTGCTGGCCGACAACGGCGCCACGGTGACCAAGATCGAACCGCCGGGGGGCGACCCGTTTCGCGGCCAGCTGGGCTATACGGTATGGAACCGGGGCAAGCGCAGCGCGGTGCTGGACCTGAAGACGGCTGACGACAAGGCCGCGCTGCTGGCGCTGGTGCGTACGGCGGATGTGCTGATCGAGTCCTATGCGCCGGGGGTCACCGCCCGGCTGGGTATTGACTACGACACGCTCAAGGCGCTGAACCCGAAGCTGGTGTACTGCTCCATCACCGGCTACGGCACCGACGACAACGAACACCGCGATCGCCCGGCCTACGATGCGCTGGTGCAGGCACGCTCCGGCCTGATGTGGGAGCAACGCGGCTGGGCCGAGGGGGCGCTGAATCATCTAGCCGGTCGTGAAGATCCCTTCCCCGATCTGGACATTCCGTATGACTGGGTGCAGGGCGCGCCGCGGCCCGGCCCGCTGTTTCCGGCTTCGCACTGGCCGAGCCTGGGGGCGTTCTTCTCGGCCTCGGTGGGTATCAGTGCCGCCATCCGTGCGCGCGGCATCACTGGCCGGGGGCAGAAGGTGGAAACCTCGCTGCTGCAGGGCGCCTTTGCCGGCGCTGCCGGCGTGTGGATGCGCGCCGAGAACATCGATCCGGACGGCTTCGATTCCTGGATTCTCGGCTGCAAGGCGCCGAAGGGGCACTTCGAGTGCAAGGACGGCAAGTGGATCCACAACTGGGTGCCCAACCCGCGCTTCATCCTGCAGGCGTCGGAGGGCGATAACCTCAACGCCACGCCGAACCTCACGGTACAGAACGACCCGGACCGCTTCGGCACCGGGCCGGAAGAGCTGCTGGTGATGTCGCACTACCAGCCGATCCTGGCCGAGGCGGTGAAGAAGTTCACGGCGCAGGAATGGGTGGATGCCGCCGAGAAGGCGGAGATGACCATGCAGGACATCCGCTCGGTGGAAGAGTCGCTGGCCGATCCGTTGTTCCTCAAGGACGGCTGCGTCACCGAAACAGAAGATCCGACGCTGGGGCGCATCCGCACCGTCGGCACCGCCTACAAGATGAGCAAGACGCCGGGGCAGCTCGGCACGCGCTCGCCCAGCGTCGGCGAGCACACCGATGCGGTGAAGGCCGAGGCACAGAAGATTCTCGCCGAGGCCCGTGCCGAAGCGGCGGCGGCCAACGCCGGCAAGTCGCTGAAGGCGCCGCTGGAGGGCATCACCGTGCTCGACCTCGGGCTGGCGATCGCCGGGCCGTTCGGTACCCAGTTGCTGTCGGACCTGGGCGCCACCGTGATCAAGATCAATGGCCTGTACGACCTCTTCTGGCATCGCGTACACATCGCCTACATGGCCAACCGCGGCAAGCAGAGCATCACCCTCAACCTGAAAGACCCGCGGGCGATGGAGGTGTTCCTCAAGCTGGTGGACGAGGCCGATGTGGTGCATCACAACATGCGCTACGAAGCGGCGGAGCGCTTGAAGATCGACTACGAGAGCCTGAAGCAGCGCAAGCCCGATCTCATCTACTGTCACACCCGCGGCTTCGAGACCGGCAAGCGCGCCGGCCTGCCCGGCAACGACCAGACCGGCGCCTGCCTGTCGGGTATCCAGTACGAAGACGGTGGCATGGCCCGCGGTGGCAAGCCCTTGTGGAGCCTCACCAGCTTCGGCGATACCGGCAACGGTTTCCTGTCGGCGGTGGCGGTGATCAACGCGCTGTATCACCGCGACCGCACGGGCGAAGGTCAGATGGTGGACACCTCCATCATCAATGCCGCGCTGCTCAACACCTCGTATGCCGTTGCCACACCGGACGGCAAGGGCTTCGAGCGGCCACAGATCGACGGCATGCAGTTCGGCTTTTCCGCCGGGCATCGCATTTACGAAACGGCGTCCGGCTGGCTGTGCGTGGTGCTCGCCAACGACGGCCATTGGGATGCGCTGTTTGCGGCCACTGGCCTGTCGGAACTGGCCACCGATGCGCGGTTCACCGATGCCGCAGCGCGGCGACAGCACGACGCCGAGCTGGCCGACATGATTGCGGCGAAGCTGAAGTCCGCCAGTGCCACCGAGTGGTTCGCCAAGCTTGATGCTGCTGGCGTACCGGTGGAAATCGTGTCGGAAGACTTCTCCCGCAAGGTGCACGACACGCCAGCCTTCCAGAAGCATCAGTGGGTGGTGTCCTACGACCACCCGGTGGTTGGCAAGCTCGACCAGATCGGCCTGCTGTTCAGCCTCTCGGACACCCCCGGGGTGATCCAGGGGCGGCCGTTGCTGGTGGGCGAACACACCCAGCAGATCATGGGCCGCCTTGGTTACAGCGAAGACCAGATCAAGACCATGGAAGAGCAGTTCGCCGTGGGCTTTGTCGGCATGCCGAGGATGCCGCCGCGCCGCGCCGCCTGA
- a CDS encoding hybrid sensor histidine kinase/response regulator, whose amino-acid sequence MYDAPRPRAQIAAITLVVLLAVAAVAWAAAAEYQRRSLAASAAQAGEQLRLQDDTLQALIERYRVLPAVLALDPQVQSTLSAAGIDDAERARLNRKLALINGAAATSTLTLLDRDGVAVAASNWQSSDSNVGVDYQFRPYFQDAVDHDSASFYALGVTTSVPGYFLSQAVRDQEGRLLGVVVVKLVLRMQEQAWKHLPDAVFVSDRLGVIFLSSRDDWRYRQLHPLDAAELQRLTDTRQYGDTTLTTLDLTPVDTPRDGVRRVRVADIGEAMWLSRPLPEQGWTLHVMRSTRPIRIAARTVAASVAAGLLFFVLLGLYLQQRRRMVQLRERGRVELERLVAQHATEIRTAQDGLVQAARRADYGESPSLQHLPQGVCVIDADLRLVAWNRRYVELFRFPPELIQVGRPIEEVFRYNAARGLLGPGPVEAAIARRLEHLRAGRPHMHERERGDGTVIEIRGNPLPDGGFVTSYADITAYKQAARELRSLADTLERRIEARTHDLAEATAEAERANRYKTRFVAAAVHDLLQPLNAARMFVSALRERVENDHSLRGLADSVDGALSAQDEILGSLLDISRLESGTLEVRRRDLALGPVLDSLAREIGVLAESRGLRFRYHPTRAVVCSDEALLRRIVQNFLSNALRYTARGSILLGVRQAGDAVRIEVWDTGPGIPSAQHAVIFEEFRRLDTGGDQGERGAGLGLAIVDRIARLLGHRVSLRSWPGRGSVFAVTVPRGDVLAAAVAPPPRPPPVSSQLSGRHIWCVDDDPRVREGLAALLGGWGCEATLIASAAQARSRVTAAAVPDLVLLDVRLGDILGPDLVPDLQAVWGREVPVILVTAEHDPALREQARAAGWGWLAKPVAPAALRALMTQRLLRSR is encoded by the coding sequence ATGTATGACGCGCCCCGACCCCGAGCCCAGATCGCCGCCATCACGCTGGTGGTGCTGCTGGCGGTGGCTGCAGTGGCCTGGGCGGCAGCGGCCGAATACCAGCGTCGCAGCCTGGCCGCCAGTGCGGCACAGGCCGGAGAGCAATTGCGGCTGCAGGACGACACCCTGCAGGCGCTGATCGAGCGCTATCGGGTGCTGCCAGCGGTTCTGGCGCTGGATCCACAGGTGCAGTCCACGCTGTCGGCTGCCGGGATCGACGACGCTGAGCGTGCCCGGCTCAACCGCAAGCTCGCCCTGATCAACGGCGCGGCGGCCACTTCGACACTGACGCTGCTGGACCGCGACGGCGTCGCGGTGGCGGCGAGCAACTGGCAATCCAGTGATAGCAATGTCGGCGTCGACTACCAGTTTCGTCCCTACTTCCAGGATGCGGTCGACCATGACAGTGCAAGCTTCTATGCACTGGGGGTCACCACCTCAGTGCCGGGATATTTTCTGTCGCAGGCGGTGCGCGATCAGGAGGGACGGTTGCTGGGCGTGGTGGTGGTCAAGCTGGTTCTGAGAATGCAGGAACAGGCCTGGAAGCACCTGCCGGATGCGGTCTTCGTCAGCGATCGTCTCGGGGTAATCTTTCTCAGCAGCCGTGATGACTGGCGCTACCGCCAGCTGCACCCGCTGGATGCGGCGGAGCTGCAACGGCTGACCGACACCCGACAGTACGGCGATACCACGCTGACCACGCTCGACCTGACGCCGGTTGACACACCGCGCGATGGGGTGCGGCGAGTCCGAGTGGCGGATATCGGTGAGGCCATGTGGTTGTCGAGACCGCTGCCGGAGCAGGGCTGGACCCTGCACGTGATGCGCTCCACCCGCCCCATCCGGATCGCCGCCCGAACCGTTGCCGCCTCGGTGGCGGCCGGCCTGTTGTTTTTCGTGTTGCTGGGGCTGTACCTGCAGCAGCGTCGCCGCATGGTGCAGCTACGCGAGCGTGGTCGGGTCGAACTGGAACGGCTGGTGGCCCAGCACGCGACCGAGATACGCACCGCGCAAGATGGTCTGGTGCAGGCGGCCCGCCGCGCCGACTACGGCGAAAGCCCGAGCCTGCAGCATCTGCCGCAGGGGGTCTGCGTGATCGATGCCGACCTGCGACTGGTGGCCTGGAACCGGCGTTATGTCGAGCTGTTCCGGTTTCCGCCGGAGCTGATCCAGGTCGGCCGCCCGATCGAAGAGGTGTTTCGTTACAACGCCGCCCGCGGGCTGCTGGGGCCCGGCCCGGTGGAGGCTGCCATCGCCCGCCGCCTGGAGCATCTGCGTGCCGGCCGTCCGCACATGCACGAGCGCGAGCGCGGCGATGGCACCGTCATCGAGATCCGCGGCAACCCGCTGCCGGACGGCGGCTTTGTGACCAGCTATGCCGACATCACCGCCTACAAGCAGGCGGCGCGCGAGTTGCGGTCACTGGCCGACACGCTGGAGCGACGCATCGAGGCCCGCACCCATGATCTCGCCGAAGCCACCGCCGAAGCGGAGCGTGCCAATCGTTACAAGACCCGGTTCGTGGCGGCCGCCGTGCATGACCTGCTGCAGCCGTTGAACGCGGCGCGGATGTTTGTCTCGGCCTTGCGCGAGCGGGTGGAGAACGACCACAGCCTGCGCGGGCTGGCGGACAGCGTCGATGGCGCGCTGTCGGCGCAGGACGAGATTCTCGGCAGCCTGCTGGACATTTCGCGGCTGGAGTCCGGCACCCTGGAGGTGCGTCGCCGTGATCTGGCGCTGGGGCCGGTGCTGGACTCGCTGGCGCGCGAGATCGGGGTGCTGGCGGAATCGCGCGGCTTACGATTCCGCTATCACCCGACGCGGGCAGTGGTGTGCAGCGACGAGGCGCTGCTGCGACGCATCGTCCAGAACTTCCTTTCCAACGCGCTGCGCTACACGGCGCGCGGCAGCATCCTGCTCGGCGTGCGGCAGGCGGGCGACGCCGTGCGGATCGAAGTCTGGGATACCGGTCCCGGTATCCCGTCGGCACAACATGCCGTGATCTTCGAGGAGTTCCGGCGGCTGGATACCGGCGGCGACCAGGGCGAACGTGGTGCCGGGCTGGGGCTTGCCATCGTCGACCGGATCGCTCGGCTGCTGGGGCATCGGGTGTCGCTGCGGTCGTGGCCGGGGCGGGGCAGCGTGTTTGCCGTCACCGTGCCCCGCGGCGATGTGCTGGCAGCGGCGGTGGCCCCGCCGCCACGGCCGCCACCGGTCAGCTCGCAGTTGAGCGGTCGCCATATCTGGTGTGTCGACGACGATCCGCGGGTGCGGGAGGGACTCGCGGCGTTGTTGGGCGGGTGGGGCTGTGAGGCGACCCTGATCGCCAGTGCGGCGCAGGCGCGGTCGCGGGTGACGGCCGCCGCGGTGCCCGACCTGGTGCTGCTGGATGTGCGCCTGGGCGACATCCTGGGGCCGGACCTGGTGCCGGACCTGCAGGCGGTCTGGGGGCGTGAGGTGCCGGTGATTCTGGTCACCGCCGAGCACGATCCAGCCCTGCGCGAGCAGGCCCGTGCGGCGGGCTGGGGCTGGCTGGCCAAGCCAGTGGCTCCGGCGGCCCTGCGGGCCTTGATGACGCAACGTCTGCTGCGGAGCCGATAG